The nucleotide window GAGACCTAGCTAGTTGATTCAATCTCTCCAAAATAGTGAAATGGTGAATGAAGTTTCAAGTATGAAACTCATTtttaaacaaaatacaaaaaacttaataatttttcttaataaataaaattaaaatcttTAATATCACTCAACTACTATCGAACACATGCACCATTTCGGGGAGGCCATAATCAATCACCTAGTATtttcaaaccaaacaaagcCATCTATGTATTCAATATTAGAATCTTTTAAGACACTCAACAACTATCAAACACATGCACCATTTCGAGGAGGCTATAACCAATCACTTGTGTATTTTCAGACAAAATAAAACCATCTGTATATTCAAATAGTAATTAATTAAGTAACAAAACGATTTTTGAACTATTTGTGTGGAGGAATATATAGAACACATGCTGGTTTTGCGTGTTCGGTGGGAGTAATAATTTATTGGAAGTGACTGCATGCTTTTCGCCTTCTCCTCCCTTCGGTGCTAAGGAACTTGGACGTCAAAATCGACGCAGCATGGTCCTAGCTAGTGGTGGTAGGGTTCCATCGTCCTTCATTTCCTGCAAAATTCCCGAATCTAGTCGAGAGAATAATAATACTCTATTTCCTCCAGATTTAAATGGGTCCAAGGCCGACTGCATGCCCTAACGGCCTAACTCTAGAATACATGCAGCTATTGTATTATTTTATCAAATATTTATGTCAAAAAAGGAAATGAGAatgtttttaatatatattaaaacaTGTTTCCAAATAAGTTAATTGGTATCCAAGATTTTGAAGTTAAAAGTGCCTCTGATTCAGATCTTATTCATGATACTTGTAGAGGCCTACTGTATAAATCTTGCGTAAGGATATGATATATTGTATAACTGCAAGTTGCCTAAAGTTAATGAGAGATGTAGAcgaaaagtctttttttttttaatttttttatggaaGAAACATATTACAACAAAAGGTAAATGAACAATCTTTATGAACAACAATGGTTAGagttcaacataaaaaaaataaaaataaaaaaaacaacaacaacaacagtgaTTAGAGAGAATTTGAttaacaataaataaataaaaaaattaattgaagaaaataAGTGAGCATCTGAGCATCAATGGTGAAATGAGGTAAGTTTGGTTAGAATTATTTTAGGTCAAGGCAAAGTCTGATAAAACAAAGTTCATTGACATAAAATACACCTCTTGCCCCGCATAAAACTATATTGGTGAGAAAgaattatcttcttctttctaataacaactttcactttttatttgaataaaaaaaaacaactttcaTTTTTTGTTGTACTTAAGTTGTGTTTGTTTAGCGTCATACCTTTCTGTCAATTTTTTGACTTTCTTTTGGTGACCATGAATGGTGGGCATGACATCGTTCTTTCAGTTTTGAACCTCCAAGTTGCTCGAGCTTCTGGGTTGCTGGCTTGTGCAGTACTACTACCCTTTTAACAGCTAGCTAGCTATAGGTTACAGCACATGGCTTACTTGTTGTGCACCATCGAGTTAATTAAGCTAATAGCCAAATACATACACCACCCTATTGATAAAATCCTCATACAAGAAAAATATGAAGCAGATATAAGGAAAAAATAGTAACCAAGACAGCCTCAATTACTAATTAGGTATATGTATGTAATTCACGAATATATGGGAACAAATTCCCATTTCATCATTTCACAGAAAAATGATATTTATTCCGTTATAAATtcgttaaaaaaaagaagagagaagcaaATTACAAATCACTGACAAAATTATACCAGTAAATTATAAACCACAAAATAATTAGCCCAATTAATTAATTTACCGATGGAGTTTATTTTTGGGTACCCCAAACATATCGATCAAGCTCTTGTActacaaattaattaaaaatctAGCTTCAAGCAACCTTTGCTTATTAACCCTTGCAATGAAGTCTTCAATCCTTTTGTTTAGTTCCTCAGCCGGTATCCCTACagcgtcctcttcttcttgttcgtgttcttcttccatttctttctcttcttcttcttcatttttttcattttcgatAACATTTTCCTCGCACTCTTCGAAATCTTCATCCTGACCATCACTCTCTTCTTTCAGTGGTACTTCATCAACTTCTTTGCGATCTTCAATCCCATTAGCATTGTCCTCCTTCGGGCCATCCATTTTCACTACgatcttctcttctttcttgatCTCTTGAACTGTCGTGGAAGGACGTCCCCTAAGACTTCGAGTCCTCGCAACATACTCATCGTAAACCTGATCGGCCGGAGATGAGGATTGCTTGCCACTGATCCTCGATTCTCCAATAAGGAACACCACAATGAAATTGACTACCACGAACAGGCAGCTAGGGTTAACGAACCACGACCAAGTATTGGGAAGAGAATTAAACAAGAGGTGTTTGATAGTGTAAAAAGAATTGGGAAACGAGTTAGAGTAGGAACAAAATAAACTGCAAGCTAGCGCAAGAAGGGAATGAAGAATGAGACTCTGGAAAAACGAATCACTCTTCTTGTAGCGCTTGATGGCTCGAACCTTTTGAGCCTTAATGGGATCCATTAATTAATCAAAGATTTGAAAAATTAATGAATCTCTGACCCTTTGAGAGGAGCCGATTGAGGAGATCACTGAATTAGGCAATGAGGTTTTGATTCACATCTGACTGAACGTAAAGAACTGGAAACAATGAGGTATATATAGTGGTGCGGTGGGGGGAAGGTGGTGGGATATTTTGTTATGGGATTCAAGGGATTCATGCTACTTTATTATGAATATTATTATGAATAATGTATTGGGGGGAAGGTTTGCTTTTGCAAAAAGCCATACAGGCAGGTTGAGAATGTGTTCATTTGGGTGCTTTTGTTTTTCAGCCTCCGTATGCTTTCCACATTTCCTTTTCCAAGTTGCTGatggttttcaattttcctCTTCTCAGCTAAGAAACACAAAAGAATTTGCATCAGCAAAGACTTGTGTAAGCTGGGCTAGCTAGCGGTTTTTGCCTTTCTACATAGGTGGTTTATTGTACGTCCAGTTTGTGACGTACATGCGCTCGAACCATGATCTTTTGTTATATAACACCTACttaatgaaaataaacaataaaaaactATACTGTTTCTCATAATCACtcgttccattttctttttcataaacTCAATCCTCCTTCTCAAATGTATAGCTTTGTCATATATAGATCGCATGTCAGCATATAACATATTAACATAGTATGTTAGATTGTTTAATCCGAGATTCGATATAAATTTGACTTTGCATCTTTCACTTtattttttctgggtttagtATTAATCATTGCATggtaaatcttttttttttttcactagtAATTCGTCTGTTGTCACCAGTGATTTCCATACATCTAAACAGAAGCTCGAGAAGTGATTAATTATCATCACAGAGTACTTGCTAGCTATCCACCTAAGGTGTTAATTGGGcattacaaaagaaacagaCTCGCTGTAAAAGTGCCCAGAATACCATCTTAGCTAGGGTTCTGGTTTGCTTTTCTCCTTATAATTGAGTAGTGAGGCCTAGCCGCCTAGCTATATGGCACTTCGCACTTGTTTTGAAGGACACTTTCTGAAAAGAGATGCATACAGTGCAAGACCGTAGACTATTCATTTGTCGTTTTAGGTGTTTGTATGTATGATTTTGTACCACGTACGAATATGAAGAGAGAGCACAGATTTTTTATTTGGAAGAACTACTTAATTAGTACACAGTGCTCTAATATAATAAGGCGTAAGAAAAATTGGAAACTCCAAATTAAGCCTAAACCTAACTAGGTGAAAACGATCTGCATGGTGGTGGATTTGCAAAAAGCAAGGCTATTTTATCAAGCAACCTTATTTGATTGAAGATCTATATATCTCTGTGAATATACAAATTCAATTGGGTTTGGACCATATGTAGCAAAGTATATACGAGACAATATACTTGTGACTTTTTGATTTTGTGGAAACACAAAGATTGTTCAATGAATGGCATAATTTGCTTTTTACTAAATGGACGTTTTAACAGATTCCATACAAAAGAAGCTCCACTTCTTCActcaaaacagagagagagagagagagagagtggagtcCATGTAATTGTTGGTGATGAATGAAGGCAAAGACCAAGGACAAAAGCAATGCTTTTAGTATACAGGACTTGGCTAGCAAACACTAAACAGGACTTGGCTAGCAAACACTAAACAGTGGTTt belongs to Rosa chinensis cultivar Old Blush chromosome 4, RchiOBHm-V2, whole genome shotgun sequence and includes:
- the LOC112199977 gene encoding X-linked retinitis pigmentosa GTPase regulator-interacting protein 1, with translation MDPIKAQKVRAIKRYKKSDSFFQSLILHSLLALACSLFCSYSNSFPNSFYTIKHLLFNSLPNTWSWFVNPSCLFVVVNFIVVFLIGESRISGKQSSSPADQVYDEYVARTRSLRGRPSTTVQEIKKEEKIVVKMDGPKEDNANGIEDRKEVDEVPLKEESDGQDEDFEECEENVIENEKNEEEEEKEMEEEHEQEEEDAVGIPAEELNKRIEDFIARVNKQRLLEARFLINL